The window GGCGAACAGTTTTCGCACCGCGGGCACGAACGAGGTGCCCCCGGTCAAGAACACCTTCTCCACCTCGCGCGCGGTGATGCCGGCCTCGCCCAGCACCTTGTCGACGGTGGCCGCCAGCCGGGCGATGTCGTCGGCGATCCAGGATTCGAAATTCTTCCGCGTGATGGTCGAGCCGATCTCGACGCCGCCGCCCCTAAAGCGGAAATCCACCTCGTCCTTGGCCGAGAGCGCGACCTTGGCGTCCGAGACCGCGCGGTACAGCGAAAATCCGAGGTCGAGATCGACGATGCTGATGAAATCCTCGAGCAGCGCCGGCTTCAGCGCAGTGCGCGACAATTCCCTGAGCTCGCGCAGATCGCCGTTGCTCTTCATCAGCGCGAGCTGATGCCAGCGCGCGAGGTTGGTGTAATGGCTGTTCGGGATCGGCAGCACCTTGTCGAACGAGCGGAAGCTCGAGCCTTTGCCGAGCCGCGGCGAGACGACGTGGTCGACGATGCGATAATCGAAGGTGTCGCCCGCAATGCCGATGCCGGCATGTCCAAGCGGTTCGGCGCGAAGGTTGCCGCCCGCGCGCGAGAAACGCATCACCGAGAAGTCGCTGGTGCCGCCGCCGAAATCCGCAACCAGCACGGTGGCATCGCGCTCCAGGCGGCGGGCGAAGGAGAACGCGGCGCCCACGGGCTCGTAGACATAGCGGGCGTGACCGGCGCCGAGGCGCTCGAACGCGGCGCGGTAGCGCTGCATCGCCAGCGCGTCGTCGGGATTGCCGCCGGCAAAGCGCACGGGACGGCCGACCGTGATGTTGGCCGCCTCGAAGCCGAATTTGTCGCCGCCATGGCGCGCCAGCGTCCGCAGGAACGCGGCCAGAATATCCTCGAACTTGAAGCGCTGCCGGAAAACTTGCGTGGTGTTGAAGCTGGAGCTTGCCGCGAAGGTCTTGAACGACTGGAGGAAGCGGTAGATGTGGCGCCCTT is drawn from Bradyrhizobium diazoefficiens and contains these coding sequences:
- a CDS encoding Hsp70 family protein; protein product: MSSASPAVSIGIDFGTSNTVVALAVDDRRVEAIRFDHGGQRHSTYVSALCFWEDRPGAGAQAEGGPWAIEQFLEGRHIYRFLQSFKTFAASSSFNTTQVFRQRFKFEDILAAFLRTLARHGGDKFGFEAANITVGRPVRFAGGNPDDALAMQRYRAAFERLGAGHARYVYEPVGAAFSFARRLERDATVLVADFGGGTSDFSVMRFSRAGGNLRAEPLGHAGIGIAGDTFDYRIVDHVVSPRLGKGSSFRSFDKVLPIPNSHYTNLARWHQLALMKSNGDLRELRELSRTALKPALLEDFISIVDLDLGFSLYRAVSDAKVALSAKDEVDFRFRGGGVEIGSTITRKNFESWIADDIARLAATVDKVLGEAGITAREVEKVFLTGGTSFVPAVRKLFADRFGNERLMSGDQFESIAYGLALIGHSPDPDRWTASGGIASSAGA